Genomic window (Choloepus didactylus mitochondrion, complete genome):
AAGCTCAACAGCAACACCACCACCAAAAAATTCCAAGACAGACCCCCAACTCCTAGACCCCCCCCCCCACCGGACTAATCTATAACAATAGAAGAAATAATGCTAATATAAGTAACAAGAATAAATTTCTCCACGCACAAGCTTATATCAGAACGGACCCACCACTGATAATTAACAACCAGACTTCCACACACCACCAAATACCACCGAGTCTTACCCATTGTTAACCCAACACAGGCRTGCGCACTGGAAAGATTAAAAGAAGTAAAAGGAACTCGGCAAACACAAATCCCGCCTGTTTACCAAAAACATCACCTCTAGCATAACAATTATTAGAGGCACTGCCTGCCCAGTGACATATGTTTAACGGCCGCGGTACCCTGACCGTGCAAAGGTAGCATAATCATTTGTTCTCTAATTAAGGACTTGCATGAAAGGCTTAACGAGGATTTTACTGTCTCCTACTTCCAATCAGTGAAATTGACCTCCCCGTGAAGAGGCAGGGATAAACCTATAAGACGAGAAGACCCTACGGAGCTTAAATTAACTAGCCTAATTGCACATTTCCCCCACCCAACAGGAAAAACCACCCGCAACCTAGGCTAGCAATTTCGGTTGGGGTGACCTCGGAGCACAAACAAACCTCCGAATGACTATTCACTTAGACCTAACCAGTCAACATACTTCAACGCCACTAATTGACCCAAGCAATTGATCAATGGAACAAGTTACCCTAGGGATAACAGCGCAATCCTATTCCAGAGTCCATATCGACAATAGGGTTTACGACCTCGATGTTGGATCAGGACATCCCAATGGCGCAGCAGCTATTAACGGTTCGTTTGTTCAACGATTAAAGTCCTACGTGATCTGAGTTCAGACCGGAGCAATCCAGGTCGGTTTCTATCTATAAACCTTTTCTCCCAGTACGAAAGGACAAGAGAAACAAGGCCCACTCCACAAGAGCGCCCTAAAGTTAAATAGATGAACTAATCTAAATCTAATATACCCCCCCCCCCGACCACCCTAAACCAGGGTTTGTTAAGATGGCAGAGCCCGGGCAATTGCATAAAACTTAAACCTTTATAATCAGAGGTTCAATTCCTCTTCTTAACAATAATGCTCACCACTAACATCCTATGCTTAATTATTCCTATTCTCTTAGCCGTAGCATTCCTAACGCTAGTAGAACGAAAAATCCTAGGCTACATACAATTTCGCAAAGGACCCAACATCGTCGGACCATATGGCCTACTCCAACCAGCCGCAGATGCAACAAAACTATTCACCAAAGAGCCCCTACACCCACTCACATCATCCAAATTCATATTTACTATTGCCCCAACACTCGCTCTCACCCTAGCCCTCACCCTATGAATCCCGCTCCCAATACCATACCCCCTCATCGACCTTAATCTAGGTATCTTATTCATCCTAGCAGTATCCAGCTTAGCCGTATACTCCATCCTATGATCGGGCTGAGCATCCAACTCAAAATACGCTCTAATTGGAGCATTACGAGCAGTAGCACAAACAATTTCATATGAAGTCACCCTAGCAATTATCCTACTATCCCTCGTACTAACAAACGGATCATTCACACTATCAACACTGACCACCACCCAAGAACACATATGATTAGTCCTACCAACATGACCCCTAACTATAATATGATTCACCTCTACCTTAGCCGAAACCAACCGAGCCCCCTTCGATCTCTCTGAAGGAGAATCAGAATTAGTATCAGGCTTCAATGTAGAATACGCAGCAGGTCCCTTTGCCCTATTCTTTATAGCCGAATATGCTAACATTATCTTAATAAATTCCCTCACCACCGCCCTATTTTTTGGCGCATTTCACAACCCCTCCCTCCCAGAACTCCACACAATCAACTTTATCACCAAAACCCTAATCCTAACTACTATATTTTTATGAATCCGAGCATCCTACCCACGATTCCGTTACGATCAACTAATACACCTACTATGAAAAAATTTCCTCCCACTCACCCTAGCCATATGCATATGACACGTATCCACCTCAATCTCATTCGCAAGCATCCCCCCACAAACATAAGAAATATGTCTGACAAAAGAGTTACTTTGATAGAGTAAATAATAGAGACCCCAGCCCTCTTATTTCTAGAAATACGGGGATTGAACCCGTACCTAAGAACTCAAAATTCTTCGTGCTCCCATATTACACCATATTCTAAAAGTAAGGTCAGCTAATTAAGCTATCGGGCCCATACCCCGAAAATGTTGGGTCACACCCTTCCCATACTAATTAACCCACTAACTCTAAACATCATCACACTAACACTACTCTCAGGAACCATAATCACAATATTTAGCTCACACTGACTCCCAGCCTGAATTGGCCTAGAAATAAACATATTCGCAATAATCCCTATCCTAATACTAAAACACAACCCACGATCAACAGAAGCAGCCACCAAATATTTCCTTGTACAAACCACAGCATCCGCACTTCTAATAATAGCCGTAATAATTAACTTCATATACTCCGGCCAATGAACAATTATAAAAATCTCCAACCCACTGGCAACACACATCATCACCATCTCCATCACCATAAAAATAGGACTAGCCCCATTCCACTTCTGAGTACCAGAAGTAACCCAAGGAACCCCATTACTCCCAGGAATAATCCTACTAACATGACAAAAACTAGCC
Coding sequences:
- the ND1 gene encoding NADH dehydrogenase subunit 1; the protein is MLTTNILCLIIPILLAVAFLTLVERKILGYMQFRKGPNIVGPYGLLQPAADATKLFTKEPLHPLTSSKFMFTIAPTLALTLALTLWIPLPMPYPLIDLNLGILFILAVSSLAVYSILWSGWASNSKYALIGALRAVAQTISYEVTLAIILLSLVLTNGSFTLSTLTTTQEHMWLVLPTWPLTMMWFTSTLAETNRAPFDLSEGESELVSGFNVEYAAGPFALFFMAEYANIILMNSLTTALFFGAFHNPSLPELHTINFITKTLILTTMFLWIRASYPRFRYDQLMHLLWKNFLPLTLAMCMWHVSTSISFASIPPQT